A segment of the Bordetella flabilis genome:
CCTGGGCGACGAGGAAACCCTGCAGACCCTATCGCCCGCCGGCGCGATCTACTTCCTGCTCGACGAACAGGACGTGCGCCGCATCATGGCCCATCCCCTGGCCATGGTGGGTTCGGATGGCTTGCCCTTCGATCCGCATCCGCATCCGCGCCAGTGGGGCACGTTCACCAATGTCCTGCGCACCCTGGTGCGCGAGCAGGAGGTGCTGTCGCTGGAGCAGGCCGTGCACAAGATGACGGGACTGGCCGCCCGCAACTATGGCCTGGCGGAGCGTGGATTGCTGCAGCCGGGCTATTATGCGGATCTGGTCCTGTTCGATCCCGACCGCGTGGCCGACCGCGCCACCTTCGAGGATCCGATACAGATCAGTCAGGGCATCCAGGGCGTCTGGGTCAACGGGCGCCGGGTGTGGCAGGACGGCGCGGCCGGCACGGCGCGCCCCGGCATGGTCCTGACCCCTACCCGAACCACGGAGTGATTGCGTGAATTACCGGCATCCTGGCTGCTATCTGGGCATCCTGGGCGGCATGGGCCCGATGGCCGGCGCCGCCTTCGCGCTGCGCCTGTCCGCCCTGACCCCCGCCGACCGCGACCAGGACCACATCCCCGCCCTGTTGCTGAACGACCCACGGGTGCCGGACCGCACGGCCGCCACGCGCGGCGGCGAGGATCCGCTGCCCTACCTGTTGCACGGCGTGGAGTTCCTCAACACGAGCGGCGCGCGCCTGATCGCGGTGCCCTGCAACACCGCGCATCTCTGGTACGAGGCCATGGCCAAGGCCTCGCGCGCGCCGGTGCTGCATATCGTGGAGTCCGTCGTGGAAGACCTGCGCCGCCGCGGCATACACAGCGGACGGATCGGACTGATGGGCACCGAGGCGACCCTGCGCCTGGGCCTGTACCAACGGCACCTGGCGCAGCACGGCTACGAATGCGTGGTGCCGACGGAAGACGAAATCGCGGCGTATTGCACCGCATCCATTCTGGCCGTCAAGGCGAACAGGCTGGCCGAAGCCTACGAACCGGCCGCGGCCGGCGTGCGCTTGCTGGCTTCGCGTGGAGCCGTGGCAGTCGTGCTGGGATGCACGGAACTGCCCCTGGCCATTCCGCACGACCGCCGTCCGGAATTCGACGTGGTCCTGACGGATTCCATCGACGCGCTGGCCCTGGCGGTGATCCAGCGCTACCAGGCCGACTGCCTGCCGGCATCCGCGGCCGCCTAGGCCCAGGCCGCCCGCGCGGCCTCATGACCCGACGCGAACGCCCCAGCCGCATGACGATAGCCCGGAGGCCGGTCTCATGACCGCGGGGCTCCAGCGGCGCAGCCGCATGCATGCAGCGGCATGCGGGCCACCTCACCCACCCAGGTACGCCTTGCGGACATCCGGGTTCACGAGCAGGTTGGCGCCGGTGTCCTGCAGCACTACCCTGCCGTTCTCGAGCACATAGCCGCGATCTGCCACCTGCAGGGCCTTGTTGGCGTTCTGCTCGACCAGGAAGACGGTCACGCCCTGGTCGCGTATGGTGCGGATGATGTCGAAGATCTGCGCGATGATCAGCGGCGCCAGGCCCAGCGTGGGCTCGTCGAGCAGCAGCAGGCGTGGGCGCGTCATCAGCGCCCGGCCGATGGCCAGCATCTGTTGTTCCCCGCCGGACATGGTGCCTGCGCGCTGGTCGGCCCGCTCCTTCAGGCGCGGGAACAGGCCGTACACATGCTCCAGTCCGGCTTGCACCTCCGCCCGGCTGGCGAAGAAACCGCCCATCATCAGGTTTTCCGCCACCGTCAGGTCCTTGAAGACCCGGCGTCCTTCCGGGGAAATCGCGACACCGCTGCGCATGATGTGATGCGTGTGCTGGTTCGTGATGTCCTGGCCTTCGAACGTGATCGTGCCCGAGCGCGCGCGCGGGTTGCCGCAGACCGTCATCAGCAAGGTGGTCTTGCCCGCGCCGTTGGCGCCGATCAAGGTGACGATCTCGCCTTTGTTGATTTCCACCGACACACCGTTGAGCGCCTGGATGGCGCCGTAATAGGTGTGCACGTTCTCCAGCTTCAGCATTATTCTTCTCCCAGGTACGCCTTGATGACGCGCTCATCGCTGCGCACCGCCTGCGGCGTGCCTGTCATGATGGGCTTGCCATGCTCCATGACCAGAATGCGGTCGGAGATGCCCATGATCAGACTCATGTCGTGCTCGATGAGCAGCACCGCCACGCCGAATTCACGGCGCAGGCGGTCGATCAGGCGCTGCAGGTCCTGCTTTTCCTGGGGATTCAGGCCAGCGGCCGGCTCATCCAGCATGAGCAGCCGCGGCTTGGTAATCATGCAGCGGGCAATTTCCAGGCGGCGCTGATGGCCGTAGGCCAGGTTGCCGGCCTCGCGGTTGGCGTACTGCCGCAGGCCCATGAAGTCCAGCCACTGCGCGGCGCGGGCGAGTGCGTCGGCCTCGGACTGCCGATAGGATTTCAGCTTCAACAACCCGGACAACAGCCGCGTATCGACCTGGGTGTGCTGCGCCACCAGCAGGTTCTCGAGCACTGTCAATTGCTTGAAGAGCCGCACGTTCTGGAACGTGCGCACCAGGCCATGGCGCGCCACGCCGTGGCTGGGCAGGCCGGTGATGCCGCGCCCGTCCATGGTGATCTCGCCGGCCGTGGGCTTGTAGAAGCCGCCCACGCAATTGAAGACGGTAGTCTTGCCCGCGCCATTGGGCCCGATGATGGCGAACACTTCGTCGCTCTTGACGTCGAATTCGACATGGTCCACGGCCAGCAGGCCGCCGAACCGCATGCACAGTCCGGATACCTTCAACAGGACGTCGCTCATTTGTCCAGCTCCACATGAGGACGCTTCATCGGCAGCAGGCCCTGCGGCCGCCACATCATCATCAGCACCATGACCAGCCCGAACATCAGCATGCGGTATTCGGCGAACTCCCGCGCCACTTCCGGCAGGACCGTGAGCAGGATGGCGGCGAGGATCACGCCCACCTGCGAGCCCATGCCGCCCAGGACCACGATGGCCAGGATGAGCGCGGACTCGATGAAGGTGAACGATTCGGGGTTGACCAGGCCCTGGCGCGCCGCGAAAAAGGCGCCGCCGAAACCGGCGAACATGGCGCCCAGCGTGAAGGCCGACAACTTGATGCGGGTCGGGTTCAGCCCCAGCGACCGGCACGCGATTTCATCCTCGCGCAAGGCCTCCCAGGCGCGACCGACGGGCATGCGCTTGAGCCGGGTCGACACGAACAGCGTGATCAGGGCCAGCATCAAGGCCATCAGGTACAGGTAGATGATGACGTGCTGGTTCTGGAACGTCAGGCCCAGCAGTTCGTGAAAGGTCCGTTGCCCCTCCACACTGGCGGTGCGGGTCATCTCGAATCCGAACACCGTAGGCTTGGGTATGCCGGAAATGCCGTCCGGACCGCCGGTCAGCCAGTTCAGGTTGATCAGCAACAGGCGGATGATCTCGCCGAAACCCAGGGTCACGATAGCCAGGTAATCGCCGCGCAAACGCAGCACCGGGAAACCCAGCAGGAAACCGAACAGCGCCGACATCGCGCCGGAAAAAGGCAGGGCTTCCCAGAAGCTCCAGCCGCCCCAGTGATACAGCAGGGCGTAGGTATAGGCGCCTACGGCATAGAAGCCGACGAACCCCAGGTCCAGCAGGCCCGCGAACCCCACGACGATATTCAGGCCCAGGCCCAGCATGACGTAGATC
Coding sequences within it:
- the livG gene encoding high-affinity branched-chain amino acid ABC transporter ATP-binding protein LivG; translation: MSDVLLKVSGLCMRFGGLLAVDHVEFDVKSDEVFAIIGPNGAGKTTVFNCVGGFYKPTAGEITMDGRGITGLPSHGVARHGLVRTFQNVRLFKQLTVLENLLVAQHTQVDTRLLSGLLKLKSYRQSEADALARAAQWLDFMGLRQYANREAGNLAYGHQRRLEIARCMITKPRLLMLDEPAAGLNPQEKQDLQRLIDRLRREFGVAVLLIEHDMSLIMGISDRILVMEHGKPIMTGTPQAVRSDERVIKAYLGEE
- a CDS encoding ABC transporter ATP-binding protein, with product MLKLENVHTYYGAIQALNGVSVEINKGEIVTLIGANGAGKTTLLMTVCGNPRARSGTITFEGQDITNQHTHHIMRSGVAISPEGRRVFKDLTVAENLMMGGFFASRAEVQAGLEHVYGLFPRLKERADQRAGTMSGGEQQMLAIGRALMTRPRLLLLDEPTLGLAPLIIAQIFDIIRTIRDQGVTVFLVEQNANKALQVADRGYVLENGRVVLQDTGANLLVNPDVRKAYLGG
- a CDS encoding high-affinity branched-chain amino acid ABC transporter permease LivM, with protein sequence MANQIKNAFIAAILTAFIVTPVFGLQLVRQGARTLMDPHWSNVLIAMAVVFVGQLFQPWLALPFKRMKSALPTLPAAPVQHHKWLIVLVVAVAVLWPFFSDRGSVDIATLVLIYVMLGLGLNIVVGFAGLLDLGFVGFYAVGAYTYALLYHWGGWSFWEALPFSGAMSALFGFLLGFPVLRLRGDYLAIVTLGFGEIIRLLLINLNWLTGGPDGISGIPKPTVFGFEMTRTASVEGQRTFHELLGLTFQNQHVIIYLYLMALMLALITLFVSTRLKRMPVGRAWEALREDEIACRSLGLNPTRIKLSAFTLGAMFAGFGGAFFAARQGLVNPESFTFIESALILAIVVLGGMGSQVGVILAAILLTVLPEVAREFAEYRMLMFGLVMVLMMMWRPQGLLPMKRPHVELDK
- a CDS encoding aspartate/glutamate racemase family protein; its protein translation is MAGAAFALRLSALTPADRDQDHIPALLLNDPRVPDRTAATRGGEDPLPYLLHGVEFLNTSGARLIAVPCNTAHLWYEAMAKASRAPVLHIVESVVEDLRRRGIHSGRIGLMGTEATLRLGLYQRHLAQHGYECVVPTEDEIAAYCTASILAVKANRLAEAYEPAAAGVRLLASRGAVAVVLGCTELPLAIPHDRRPEFDVVLTDSIDALALAVIQRYQADCLPASAAA